From the genome of Terriglobia bacterium:
CCTGCCGGGCGGGATTCTGGCCAAGGCCGGCAGAGACTACATTCCCCATGATGACTTCGTCGATCTGCTGCGGAGCAAGACCGGCCCGTTCAACCGCGGCTTTGACGACCAGCGCGCCCAGCTGAGGCGCAGTCATCGCCTTCAGGCCGCCCTGGAACTTTCCGATGGCTGTGCGCACGGCGCTGATAATGACAATGTCTCTCATCGGGATGTCTCCAGATTAAAAATAACATAAAGGGCGGGGCAGGGAATTAGCCACTGTAGGCGCTGCGGTCATAGACCGCGCCTACAGCGGGAAAAGAAAAAAGGGAACCCTTGGGTTCCCTTTTTCTTGTGCTTTTTTGTGGCTGATTTCTTATCGCAGATTGAAATTCACTTCGATGTTGAGAGCGACGTCGACTGCTACGCCGCCTTTCATTCCGGGCCGGAAGCGCCACTTTTTGAGGGCTTCGATCGCGTTTTCATCGAGTCCGAAACCGAGGCTTCGGACGACGCGGAGAATATCGACGGTGCCGTCCTTGCGAACGATCGCTTCGAGGACCACCGTGCCCTGGTAGCGCGCTTTGCGTGCTTCTTCGGAGTATTGCGGTTCGACGCGCGAGACAACGGACGGCGGGCTTACGCCACCACCGACTCGAAAGACGCCGCCGCCAACGCCGCCGCCTTCACCGGGACCGACGCCGGGGCCTTTTCCTTCGCCGACGCCGTGGCCCTGGCCCGTTCCGATACCACCGCCGGTTCCCGGACCCGCGGAAGGCGGACCGGCAACGCCGTTGGGATCGCCCAGGTTCAACAGGTTAATTTGCGGCAGATTGGCCAGTTGCGGAGCGACAATCGTCGGCTCCACGACGAGCTTCGGGTCGGGATTCTTCGGCGGCTCCGGATCGGGCGGAACAAACTGCTTATCCGCCGCGCGAGGCAGCTT
Proteins encoded in this window:
- a CDS encoding energy transducer TonB — encoded protein: MNPNENNDPRAETIFKTGTSISEPPSWFGSLLKQITEIRNEKNHPKPQIKITAQRDPSALNNLVDMPSPLTSLYSDAREAIHDYFHPRHIETTAEMVEVEEIWSKPKGSLPRLLSVLAHVSLVTLLLVPWATSIPKLPKANETAVVVYNPVDLVLPVAPKPDSGGGGGGGRKTLTPPSLGKLPRAADKQFVPPDPEPPKNPDPKLVVEPTIVAPQLANLPQINLLNLGDPNGVAGPPSAGPGTGGGIGTGQGHGVGEGKGPGVGPGEGGGVGGGVFRVGGGVSPPSVVSRVEPQYSEEARKARYQGTVVLEAIVRKDGTVDILRVVRSLGFGLDENAIEALKKWRFRPGMKGGVAVDVALNIEVNFNLR